One genomic window of Dermacentor andersoni chromosome 8, qqDerAnde1_hic_scaffold, whole genome shotgun sequence includes the following:
- the Rpt5 gene encoding 26S proteasome regulatory subunit 6A-B: MAAPPPLDDKALWQDDDSLGEEVLRMSADEIISRTRLLDNEVKIMKSEVMRISHELQAQKEKIKENNEKIKVNKTLPYLVSNVIELLDVDPQELGEEDGANVDLDSLRKGKCAVIKTSTRQTYFLPVIGLVDAEKLRPGDLVGVNKDSYLILETLPQEYDSRVKAMEVDERPTEQYSDIGGLDKQIQELVEAVVLPMTHKEKFVNLGISPPKGVLLYGPPGTGKTLMARACAAQTKSTFLKLAGPQLVQMFIGDGAKLVRDAFALAKEKAPAIIFIDELDAIGTKRFDSEKAGDREVQRTMLELLNQLDGFSSSADIKVIAATNRVDILDPALLRSGRLDRKIEFPHPNEEARARIMQIHSRKMNFDKDVNFEELARCTDDFNGAQCKAVCVEAGMIALRRGGEKVTHEDYMDAIMEVQAKKKANLNYYA, from the coding sequence ATGGCTGCCCCACCTCCACTCGACGACAAGGCTCTCTGGCAAGACGATGATTCTCTCGGCGAAGAAGTCCTGCGGATGTCCGCCGACGAGATCATCAGCCGGACGAGGCTGCTGGACAACGAGGTTAAGATCATGAAGAGCGAGGTGATGCGCATCTCGCACGAACTGCAGGCGCAGAAGGAGAAGATCAAGGAGAACAACGAGAAGATCAAAGTCAACAAGACGCTCCCTTACCTCGTGTCCAACGTCATCGAGCTGCTCGACGTCGACCCGCAGGAGCTGGGCGAAGAGGACGGCGCCAACGTGGACCTAGACTCGCTGCGCAAGGGCAAGTGCGCCGTCATCAAGACGTCCACGCGGCAGACCTACTTTCTGCCAGTCATTGGCCTGGTCGACGCCGAGAAGCTGCGCCCGGGGGACTTGGTTGGTGTCAACAAGGACTCGTATCTCATCCTCGAGACGCTGCCGCAGGAGTACGACTCGCGCGTCAAGGCCATGGAGGTGGACGAGCGACCCACTGAGCAGTACAGCGACATCGGCGGTCTCGACAAACAGATCCAGGAGCTGGTCGAGGCCGTCGTCCTCCCCATGACTCACAAGGAGAAGTTCGTCAACCTCGGCATCAGTCCTCCCAAGGGAGTCCTCTTGTACGGACCTCCCGGAACGGGAAAGACCTTAATGGCTCGCGCCTGCGCCGCGCAGACCAAGTCCACCTTTCTCAAACTGGCCGGCCCCCAGCTGGTCCAGATGTTCATCGGCGACGGAGCCAAGCTTGTCCGGGACGCCTTCGCGCTGGCCAAGGAGAAGGCGCCTGCCATCATCTTCATCGACGAACTGGACGCAATCGGAACCAAGCGTTTCGACTCTGAGAAAGCTGGAGACAGGGAGGTTCAGCGTACCATGCTCGAGCTTCTCAACCAGCTCGACGGTTTCAGCTCGAGCGCAGACATCAAGGTGATCGCGGCCACCAACCGGGTGGACATCCTGGACCCGGCTCTGCTGAGGTCCGGTCGGTTGGACAGGAAGATCGAGTTCCCGCACCCCAACGAAGAGGCCCGGGCGCGCATCATGCAGATTCACTCGCGCAAGATGAACTTCGACAAGGACGTCAACTTCGAGGAGCTTGCCCGGTGCACGGACGACTTCAACGGCGCCCAGTGCAAGGCGGTCTGCGTCGAAGCGGGCATGATCGCTCTCCGGCGGGGCGGTGAAAAGGTGACGCACGAAGACTACATGGACGCTATCATGGAAGTGCAGGCCAAGAAAAAGGCCAACCTCAACTACTACGCTTAA